Genomic window (Clarias gariepinus isolate MV-2021 ecotype Netherlands chromosome 4, CGAR_prim_01v2, whole genome shotgun sequence):
CAGTCCGTGCCTGGATTTGATCCTGGAGTTGGCCACGGCCCTGGGGTCCCTTACCAAGTGGATGACTTTTAGCTCCAGTGAGGGATCTTCCATGAGAGGTGCCAGGACGTTGACGTCCAGAATGCGCACCCCTTTAATAACGATAGTGTTGTACTTCAGACACTCGTCCTCCAGCAGACGGAGGCTCTGTGGCGGACATTTCTTACACACCTTGTCGTCCACCATTCCCACCACGTCCTTTCTGTACGCGGAACACAGCGGGTACGAGCAAATCACTTTGTTCAGCGTGGCCCCAAACAGGCCAAGAGAGGTAATGTTTTTGCCCCCGGGGCTGTTATACAGCTGGAATACAGACAGATCGCAGCGGTACAGCGAGCTCAGCATGTCTCTGGCTGCACCCTGAAGAGACACCGCATCACCGGGGTAGAGCTTCTGCCAGATGTGCCACATGGGTTCGTACAGGAAGAACACGTCAGGGTTCTGGTTGAACAGCTCGCCGAAAAAGCTGGACCCGGATCGCCACGTGGTCAAGACGTAAACGAGCTGGCGTTTCTTAACCAGAGCGGGTCTGTAAAGGAACCGTATGTCCGAGCGGCCCTGGTACGTGGTGCTCCTCAGCTGGTGGCTGCACTGCTGCGGCTCTTTGCTCCATCTGTAGTTGGCCAGATTGAGCATGGTCAGAACCAGCAGGAGGAAATAGGCCACGAATAGGATAATCCGCTTCCTCCTCAGCACCTTCATCACGATGCCGGGCTGGTCGATTATTTTCACAGGGTTCTGGTACGTTCggagtttcctcccatagtcagCGTCGCTCTCTCGAGGTCCTGCAGGTTTGATCTGCTGATACTGTTTGCCTCTCATCTGGAGCGGACCGACCGGAGAGCGGCTTCACCACCGCTCCGTCCACTTCGACTCACAGATCACGACGATGACGAAGAGGATGGGATTGTGTTGTGATGCAAAGCAGATTTAAAGCTAAGTAAGTCAGTACGAGCACTCAGGCAGTCATGATCAGATCCAAACCCCAGTGCAGATCTCCACTGTGCTGCTGCACTGCGCAATCAGACTCTCCATCATCctgtaggggaaaaaaatccttccATCTTGGTGCTGCTGCATGAGAGGAAAGAGCCCACGCATGCCGTCTCAGAGCGCTTCCGGTCGCGAACTCGGTTATAACGCGGAATAACAGCGCGAGCCTAGGACAAAGGAGAACAATACGCGGACAATAGAGCGGGAGTAACGGCGCGCGCCTCCATCACCGGGGCTTCGCTCAGCGCTGATCCGGCACGCGGAGGCCCTCCGGCGGCGTCTCTCCCGCGCTCACCTCGGCGATAGGACGCGGTGGATCTGATCCTGAAGTCGGTCGgcgtccgtctctctctctctgctgtgtTTTCAAACTGTCCTGCTGAACTGATTCAGTCCGAGACACACGGAGGCCCCGCCCACCTCGCACCCCTATTGGTCGACACATTCGTTtcgtttttttcctcctcagaCGCTATTGGTCAGGCAAGATGTCAGTCAAACTTCCTTAATCCGTCCAACCGTTAGCAGtatgttatttatatacagtatgtgtgtgttttaaagggCGTAACAAATATAGACACAAGtcagaaagaaaataacaagaTTAGATagatcaaaaaaaaagaacaatatatatttatttcatataataataataataataataataataataataataatatatgcataaaaacatatacacacaaacacacacattatatattattattattattattgttgttgttgttgttattattattataccaaaAACATAATTGAATTTTGAATCTAGAAgaagataaaacaaaacaaaagaaaaaaatatttattaatatttgtgattattgtcttttgtaaaataatctgTAATATCAGGAATATTTATGACTATCCAATTTACTGTGCcaaatgcttaattaatttttgtGATGTATTGAGAATGTTGGTTTAAATTAGcctgtaattattttattttatatattttaaaaaataaaataaacatgcttATAAGAGACTTTATTTTTCCTGTCTAAACTTATAAGATCATACATG
Coding sequences:
- the chst2b gene encoding carbohydrate sulfotransferase 2 is translated as MRGKQYQQIKPAGPRESDADYGRKLRTYQNPVKIIDQPGIVMKVLRRKRIILFVAYFLLLVLTMLNLANYRWSKEPQQCSHQLRSTTYQGRSDIRFLYRPALVKKRQLVYVLTTWRSGSSFFGELFNQNPDVFFLYEPMWHIWQKLYPGDAVSLQGAARDMLSSLYRCDLSVFQLYNSPGGKNITSLGLFGATLNKVICSYPLCSAYRKDVVGMVDDKVCKKCPPQSLRLLEDECLKYNTIVIKGVRILDVNVLAPLMEDPSLELKVIHLVRDPRAVANSRIKSRHGLIRENLQVVRSRDPKLRRLPLADAAHKTNKKDGADYHSIGAMEVICDRTYRTLRTALNPPSWLKGKYLAVRYEDLVENPVKVLRQVYRFANLSANHDVESFALNMTNGTNSSSKPFIVSSRNATLAASAWRTLLSIQQIKQVEDYCHQSMSVLGYERVRTAAEAKDLSKSLLTASKL